In Pseudoalteromonas sp. NC201, a single window of DNA contains:
- a CDS encoding ABC transporter ATP-binding protein — translation MIFIPEGIVFQKLKTLCAKQHFTLFIVAVLNVLVVISSFGIAYTVELLFQESVTRERLNYFVSFILLLLITFVLSNGLRQKLVFDIKEMLSNKLLSFAMGRMLYKQQELFDVTSPSKLYSNIDYDVKAINTYVHFILSIFFQASGTLLCGLIYLLATSLYMTLLSIVTVPLVILIIFKVSQRVSEANTHKRETVANLNSTIIESLSGIQSIKIHRMETLLGEQIESGASQVYNATKRLHSLESIVSGLIIFGSFSSVIFVLWVGGLNVIEGSMASGELVAFIMVLLLMSYSFASISDINSVTTKARNAVSSLDSLLNQDPAERLASATKDTSTHNKIELTDLSFKYQKADSESLCAITHKFKEHEVYSIIGRSGSGKSTLIKLIAGLYQSYLGEILIHQNQKNSQSTHQKVTMVEQDPFFFSGPLWQNITLQLSFDNVDELKLKRVSQLSNFDVVMQSNGFTFNSEVTLNAANLSGGEKQRLAIARALYSDSDILILDEATNSLDLATESGLHSHLKEIAKNKTVLIITHNLNSIYLSDQVIVVDSGQIVATDTPQNIIKNEHFRKISKNPETLQKEC, via the coding sequence ATGATATTTATCCCAGAAGGTATTGTTTTTCAAAAACTTAAAACTCTATGTGCGAAACAGCACTTTACGCTATTCATTGTGGCTGTACTTAATGTTTTAGTCGTCATCAGTTCATTTGGCATTGCCTATACTGTTGAGCTACTGTTTCAAGAGTCAGTCACGAGAGAACGTTTAAACTATTTTGTCTCATTTATCTTGCTTTTATTAATTACATTCGTGCTTTCGAATGGCTTGAGGCAAAAACTCGTATTTGATATAAAGGAAATGCTAAGCAATAAACTACTTAGCTTTGCAATGGGGAGAATGCTATATAAGCAACAAGAGTTATTTGACGTTACTTCCCCTTCCAAGCTTTATTCTAATATCGACTATGATGTTAAAGCTATAAACACCTACGTCCACTTTATTTTAAGCATTTTCTTTCAAGCTTCCGGCACTTTATTGTGTGGCCTAATTTATTTATTAGCCACCAGTTTGTATATGACTTTGCTTTCAATAGTCACCGTTCCGCTGGTTATTCTTATCATTTTTAAAGTAAGCCAGCGAGTTTCAGAGGCCAACACCCATAAACGGGAAACCGTTGCTAATCTAAACTCGACAATCATTGAATCATTATCAGGTATACAATCAATAAAAATCCATAGAATGGAAACTTTACTGGGAGAACAAATAGAATCGGGAGCGAGTCAAGTCTACAATGCAACTAAAAGACTTCATTCTTTAGAATCTATTGTATCTGGATTAATCATTTTTGGCAGTTTCTCTAGCGTAATCTTTGTTTTGTGGGTAGGCGGGTTGAATGTCATAGAAGGTTCAATGGCGTCGGGAGAATTAGTCGCGTTCATTATGGTATTATTACTGATGTCGTACTCTTTCGCCTCAATAAGTGACATAAACTCCGTTACAACGAAGGCTCGAAACGCAGTCAGCAGCTTAGATAGTTTACTAAATCAAGATCCCGCTGAACGGCTAGCTTCCGCCACCAAAGATACGTCAACACACAATAAAATTGAATTAACCGACCTGTCGTTTAAATATCAAAAGGCAGATTCTGAATCATTATGTGCTATAACGCATAAATTTAAAGAGCATGAAGTTTACTCTATTATCGGCCGATCAGGCTCCGGGAAAAGCACTTTAATTAAGCTAATTGCGGGTTTATATCAAAGCTATCTAGGTGAAATTCTCATTCATCAGAATCAAAAAAACTCACAATCGACTCACCAAAAGGTCACGATGGTCGAACAAGATCCTTTCTTTTTCAGTGGACCACTTTGGCAAAATATCACTCTACAACTCAGTTTTGATAATGTCGACGAGTTAAAGCTCAAGCGAGTGTCTCAGCTCTCAAACTTCGATGTCGTCATGCAAAGCAATGGCTTCACCTTTAATAGCGAAGTCACCTTGAATGCCGCAAATTTATCTGGTGGAGAAAAACAGAGACTAGCGATAGCAAGAGCGCTATATTCAGACAGTGATATACTCATTTTAGATGAAGCTACAAACTCTCTCGATCTCGCCACTGAATCCGGTCTTCATAGTCACTTAAAAGAAATAGCAAAAAATAAAACTGTACTAATAATCACACATAACCTAAATAGCATCTACCTTTCAGATCAGGTTATCGTAGTTGATAGCGGGCAGATCGTGGCTACTGATACGCCACAAAATATAATAAAGAATGAACACTTTAGAAAAATAAGCAAAAACCCCGAAACCTTACAAAAGGAGTGTTGA
- the darE gene encoding darobactin maturation radical SAM/SPASM protein DarE has protein sequence MLGDISIKVIDAAENSKETVDIEVSDYQYSRLASQLIGEIKDYDILDDEELALFREEKASDFKAKPLKASKVVVVLKATRLCNLRCTYCHSWAEGPNQSIKFENLVSIVKRILAIPNVSRVEFVWHGGEVTLLRPLFFKKLIWLQEQFRRPDHFITNTMQSNAVNISDEWLTFLKGIGMSVGISFDGVPEINDTRRLDVRGRPTSIKVAEGIRRLKHHGIAYGALIVVDKDVYNLDPERLLSYLHSIELNDIEFLNIVPDNRAKPGDDIGNAYISYKEYIEFLSCVYRVWYGHYKDKVRIRMFENFIDVLSDKTKQLSACYWAGNCSQEIITVEPNGDVSPCDKYVGDIGSIYGSLLNSDLATLLEKSNHNQASVKEEIDATDRMRECEWFSICNGGCPHDRVINARHVEDYNDKCCGTGKLLRVIEESI, from the coding sequence ATGCTCGGTGATATTTCTATTAAAGTTATTGATGCTGCAGAAAACAGTAAAGAAACCGTAGACATAGAAGTGAGTGATTATCAGTACTCTCGCTTAGCATCTCAACTTATTGGTGAGATCAAAGACTATGATATTTTAGACGATGAAGAATTAGCTCTTTTCAGAGAAGAAAAAGCAAGCGATTTCAAAGCAAAGCCACTAAAAGCAAGTAAAGTTGTAGTTGTACTCAAGGCTACACGTCTATGCAACTTACGCTGTACATATTGCCATTCGTGGGCAGAAGGACCGAATCAATCTATAAAATTCGAAAACCTCGTTTCAATTGTTAAACGAATATTAGCAATCCCAAATGTATCTCGAGTGGAGTTTGTTTGGCACGGTGGTGAAGTAACACTTCTTAGACCATTGTTCTTCAAAAAGTTGATTTGGTTACAAGAACAATTTAGACGCCCAGATCACTTCATCACCAATACTATGCAATCAAACGCAGTTAATATATCGGATGAGTGGCTCACTTTCTTAAAAGGCATTGGCATGTCCGTGGGAATTAGCTTTGATGGTGTACCAGAAATCAATGATACTCGGAGACTTGACGTCCGAGGAAGACCAACCAGCATTAAGGTTGCTGAAGGAATTCGACGGCTTAAGCATCATGGTATAGCCTACGGTGCTTTAATAGTCGTCGACAAAGATGTTTACAACTTAGATCCTGAACGACTTTTAAGCTATTTACACTCAATTGAATTAAATGACATAGAATTTCTGAACATCGTCCCAGATAACCGAGCAAAGCCTGGTGATGATATCGGTAATGCCTACATTAGCTACAAAGAATACATTGAATTTTTAAGCTGCGTTTATCGTGTTTGGTACGGGCACTACAAAGACAAAGTTAGAATCAGAATGTTTGAAAATTTTATCGATGTTTTATCGGATAAAACTAAGCAACTTTCCGCTTGTTATTGGGCAGGAAATTGCTCTCAAGAAATAATCACTGTCGAACCAAACGGTGATGTTTCACCTTGTGATAAGTATGTTGGGGATATTGGCAGTATTTACGGCTCACTTCTAAATTCAGATCTAGCCACCCTGCTCGAAAAGTCAAATCATAATCAAGCATCTGTAAAAGAAGAAATTGACGCGACGGATCGTATGCGAGAGTGTGAATGGTTCTCAATTTGTAATGGTGGTTGTCCGCATGACAGAGTGATAAATGCTCGCCATGTCGAAGACTATAATGATAAATGTTGTGGAACTGGTAAATTACTTAGAGTTATCGAAGAGTCAATATAA
- a CDS encoding NAD(P)-binding domain-containing protein gives MELNYKVIIIGAGPAGLQLSYYLNKVNVSHIVLERAKVAGSFFETYPVHRKLISINKVNTGFDNKEKNLRWDWNSLLNGDDKFSFKDFDKSYYPSADNLVKYLGEFATKYELPIHYETHVAKVTKDDHQFTVVDGNGKEYVSEILVDATGIGELNIPNIKGIEHSIAYTEMNNDVAQFTNKKVLILGKGNSAFETADSLLEVSSNTHLISPDDFNFAWVSHYPGHLRSVNQAFLDTFFLKQQNAILNGKIASIEQLDSGQYLVDMIFSEDGESEKNTYDYVINCTGFKCNFDHYAPSTFPELCLKNMFPKLNHKWESSNIPNLFFCGANMQCNDYKDSSTPFIHGIRHNAESLSEIIIKKLNLVAQQSRKQLDSSSELYNEISERIKSATTIWFLFGNAYDLYSKKPNGGFEFFESVPKLVYENEEQFKQFSGFRLEFSYRIPSDKDEQLKFSQHGFLHPVVSKYKNGELVDEVHMLEDIYGEWEDLSKLDNGIKELIVSNFA, from the coding sequence ATGGAGTTAAATTATAAAGTCATCATCATTGGTGCTGGACCTGCGGGCTTACAATTAAGCTATTATCTTAACAAAGTAAATGTGTCCCATATTGTTTTGGAACGTGCAAAAGTTGCAGGAAGCTTCTTTGAAACTTATCCAGTCCATCGTAAATTGATATCGATAAATAAGGTAAACACGGGCTTTGATAATAAAGAGAAGAACCTTAGATGGGACTGGAATTCACTACTAAATGGCGACGATAAGTTTTCTTTTAAAGACTTTGATAAATCTTACTATCCGAGTGCGGACAACCTTGTGAAATACCTTGGTGAATTCGCGACAAAATACGAGTTACCTATTCATTACGAAACCCACGTTGCAAAGGTTACAAAAGACGACCACCAATTTACAGTCGTCGATGGTAACGGTAAAGAATATGTAAGTGAGATCTTAGTTGATGCCACAGGGATCGGCGAACTCAACATTCCTAATATAAAAGGCATTGAGCACTCTATAGCCTATACAGAAATGAATAACGACGTAGCTCAATTCACAAATAAGAAAGTACTCATATTAGGGAAAGGTAACTCGGCATTTGAAACAGCTGATAGCTTATTAGAAGTCTCATCAAACACCCATTTAATAAGCCCAGATGATTTCAATTTTGCTTGGGTCAGCCACTACCCCGGGCATTTACGCTCAGTGAATCAGGCGTTTCTAGATACTTTTTTCTTGAAACAGCAAAACGCGATCTTAAACGGAAAAATTGCATCAATTGAACAGTTAGATTCTGGGCAGTATTTGGTAGATATGATTTTTTCAGAGGATGGAGAATCAGAAAAAAACACTTATGATTACGTCATAAACTGTACAGGGTTTAAGTGTAACTTCGATCACTACGCACCAAGTACTTTTCCTGAGTTGTGCTTAAAAAACATGTTTCCTAAGCTTAATCATAAATGGGAAAGTAGTAATATTCCGAATCTGTTTTTTTGCGGAGCGAATATGCAATGCAATGACTACAAAGATTCCTCAACTCCTTTTATACACGGAATTAGGCATAACGCGGAGTCATTATCTGAAATAATTATCAAGAAATTGAATCTTGTAGCCCAGCAAAGTAGAAAGCAACTTGATTCTTCTTCGGAATTATACAATGAGATCAGCGAGCGTATAAAATCAGCAACCACAATTTGGTTTTTGTTTGGGAACGCTTATGATTTGTATTCAAAGAAACCAAATGGTGGCTTTGAATTTTTTGAAAGCGTCCCAAAACTTGTTTACGAAAATGAGGAACAGTTTAAGCAATTTTCAGGTTTTAGATTGGAATTTAGCTACCGCATACCAAGTGATAAAGATGAGCAACTCAAGTTTTCTCAACATGGTTTTTTACATCCTGTAGTCAGCAAGTATAAAAATGGTGAGCTAGTCGATGAGGTTCATATGTTAGAAGATATCTATGGTGAATGGGAAGATTTAAGCAAGTTGGACAATGGTATAAAGGAACTAATTGTATCTAATTTCGCGTAA
- a CDS encoding ABC transporter ATP-binding protein, whose amino-acid sequence MNSVIQLECVCKHFYTNKIKTTALNKVSLQVDKGEFIAITGKSGSGKSTLLNAIGLFSNIDSGSLHLNGFDVSAISQKKKLKYRREHLGYVFQSFNLIPDLSVLDNIMLPLKFRGVPHKDRLGLAEQELERMELIARKDHYPSQLSGGQQQRVAIARTMACKPSIILADEPTGNLDEKTGQRVLDILLEVNDTSASTIIMVTHSAAAASVAGRRVSMVDGELVN is encoded by the coding sequence TTGAATAGCGTCATTCAACTTGAGTGCGTGTGTAAGCACTTCTATACAAATAAAATTAAAACTACTGCCTTAAATAAAGTATCTCTACAAGTTGATAAAGGTGAATTTATTGCCATTACAGGAAAGTCAGGTTCAGGAAAATCAACATTACTCAACGCAATTGGATTATTCTCGAATATTGACTCCGGTAGTTTACATTTAAATGGTTTTGATGTTTCAGCGATATCTCAAAAAAAGAAATTAAAGTACAGAAGAGAACATTTGGGGTATGTGTTCCAGTCTTTCAATTTAATCCCTGATCTATCAGTGTTGGATAATATTATGTTGCCACTCAAATTTAGGGGTGTGCCACACAAAGATAGACTAGGACTGGCAGAGCAAGAATTAGAGCGTATGGAATTAATTGCGAGGAAAGATCATTACCCTAGTCAATTATCTGGCGGTCAACAACAGCGGGTTGCGATTGCCCGAACAATGGCGTGCAAACCAAGTATTATTCTTGCGGATGAACCGACGGGAAATCTGGATGAAAAAACTGGCCAGCGGGTCTTAGATATACTGCTGGAAGTAAATGACACAAGCGCTTCTACAATCATAATGGTAACGCACAGCGCTGCTGCAGCAAGTGTTGCAGGTAGGCGAGTAAGTATGGTTGATGGTGAATTAGTTAATTAA